One region of Candidatus Thiopontia autotrophica genomic DNA includes:
- the bamA gene encoding outer membrane protein assembly factor BamA — translation MQRIVFSLFILFSSLSSWAFSPFVIEDIRVEGLQRISAGTVFNYLPLSVGDELTSRGSADAVRSLFKTGFFKDVRLEQDGNVLLVSVIERPAIADITIDGNKVIKTEDLEEGLKGIGLAEGRVLDRALLDKIEAELRRQYLGMGRYGVEIKTTITPLERNRSAVRIKVKEGESARIRQITLIGNRAFETDDLRDLFQLNTGNWLSFFTKSDRYSRQKLTGDLEALRSWYMDRGYINFEIDSAQVSITPDKQQIYITINMSEGDRFTLGKVELAGNMVVPRDELLELVSLNEGEVFSRKGIASVNEALTNRLGEDGYAFANINVIPELDKEKHLVDLVFFVDPGNRVYVDRINIVGNTKTQDMVIRREMRQYEGSRFSNKEVERSQTRIRKLGYFEDVAVETVPVAGTTDQVELNYQVTENPTGSMMIGAGYSQTDGMVMSLNLQQNNFMGSGKSVDVEFNNSSTESAYGLGYRDPYFTEDGVSLGGGIHYKQRDSSDEQSTYSYDSMSMNFDLGLPTSEYDKLFVGFEPQHMSDATCGTSSTSSECDTFLAAEGSSFNVFEFTASWSRDSRNRSIFPDQGSYQRFKAELGTPGGVEYYKADYRHSFFYPISEDYTMLLKGDIGIGDGYGDQNTLPFFTRYYAGGEGSIRGFKGNSVGPTDDAGNAVGGNLKGVVNAEIILLVPFLEEVKSTRVSGFVDLGTVAKKASDLSGELRASAGVTAKWLSPVGPMTFSWAKPLRKKSGDDLESFQFRLGQMF, via the coding sequence ATGCAACGTATTGTTTTTTCACTATTTATTCTGTTTTCCTCGCTCTCCTCATGGGCCTTTTCTCCATTTGTGATAGAGGATATCAGAGTGGAGGGGTTACAGCGTATCTCTGCAGGTACAGTATTTAATTATCTTCCATTGAGTGTTGGAGATGAGCTTACATCTCGTGGATCAGCAGATGCGGTAAGATCACTGTTCAAGACAGGCTTTTTCAAGGATGTTCGTCTTGAGCAGGATGGAAATGTTCTGCTGGTTTCGGTCATTGAGCGCCCCGCAATTGCTGATATTACGATTGATGGCAATAAAGTTATCAAGACAGAGGATCTTGAAGAGGGTTTGAAGGGGATTGGGCTGGCCGAGGGGAGAGTGCTGGATCGTGCTCTGCTGGATAAAATTGAGGCAGAACTTCGTCGCCAATACCTTGGGATGGGGCGTTACGGGGTTGAGATTAAAACCACAATTACCCCACTGGAACGCAACCGTTCTGCAGTCAGGATTAAGGTAAAAGAGGGTGAGAGTGCACGAATCCGGCAGATAACGCTGATTGGAAACAGGGCATTTGAGACCGACGATTTGAGGGATCTATTTCAGTTGAATACTGGAAACTGGCTCTCTTTCTTTACCAAAAGTGACCGTTACTCGAGGCAGAAGCTTACAGGTGATCTGGAGGCACTACGTTCCTGGTATATGGATCGTGGATACATCAATTTTGAGATCGACTCTGCCCAGGTCTCTATTACCCCTGATAAACAGCAGATATACATCACTATCAATATGAGCGAGGGTGACAGGTTTACCCTGGGCAAGGTCGAGTTGGCCGGTAATATGGTGGTACCAAGAGATGAGTTGTTGGAATTGGTGTCTCTTAATGAGGGTGAGGTGTTCTCCAGAAAGGGGATTGCTTCTGTGAATGAGGCACTTACCAACCGTCTTGGCGAGGATGGCTATGCCTTTGCCAATATCAATGTGATTCCTGAGCTGGATAAAGAGAAGCATCTGGTTGATCTGGTTTTCTTTGTCGACCCCGGTAATCGTGTATATGTTGATCGAATCAATATTGTTGGCAATACTAAAACTCAGGATATGGTTATTCGACGAGAGATGCGCCAGTATGAGGGGAGCAGGTTCTCCAACAAAGAGGTGGAGCGCTCCCAGACCAGAATTCGCAAGCTTGGCTATTTTGAGGATGTTGCGGTAGAGACAGTTCCAGTGGCTGGAACCACAGATCAGGTGGAGCTGAATTACCAGGTTACGGAGAATCCAACAGGAAGTATGATGATTGGTGCCGGTTACTCTCAAACTGATGGTATGGTCATGAGTCTGAATCTTCAGCAGAACAATTTCATGGGTTCTGGCAAGAGTGTGGATGTTGAGTTCAATAACAGCAGTACCGAGAGTGCCTATGGGCTAGGATACAGGGATCCCTATTTTACAGAGGATGGAGTTAGTCTTGGTGGTGGAATTCACTATAAACAGAGAGACTCATCAGACGAACAGAGTACATATAGCTATGACTCAATGAGCATGAATTTTGATTTGGGTCTTCCAACCAGCGAATACGATAAACTTTTTGTCGGGTTTGAACCACAACATATGAGTGATGCCACTTGCGGAACATCATCAACAAGCAGCGAATGTGATACTTTCCTGGCGGCTGAGGGGAGCTCTTTTAATGTGTTTGAGTTCACCGCAAGCTGGAGTAGAGATAGTCGTAACAGATCAATTTTTCCCGACCAGGGCAGTTATCAGCGTTTCAAGGCGGAGTTAGGTACTCCAGGCGGCGTTGAGTACTACAAGGCTGACTACAGACACAGCTTCTTCTACCCTATATCTGAGGATTACACCATGTTACTGAAAGGAGACATTGGTATTGGTGATGGCTATGGAGACCAGAATACACTACCATTTTTCACCCGTTACTATGCAGGTGGTGAGGGCTCAATTCGTGGCTTTAAAGGTAACTCCGTAGGCCCGACCGATGATGCAGGAAATGCTGTTGGTGGAAATCTGAAAGGAGTTGTGAATGCTGAGATTATTCTTCTAGTTCCTTTTCTTGAGGAGGTAAAATCAACCAGAGTAAGTGGTTTCGTGGATTTGGGAACCGTTGCGAAGAAGGCCAGTGATTTGAGTGGTGAGTTGCGTGCCTCTGCAGGTGTGACTGCGAAGTGGCTCTCCCCGGTTGGTCCAATGACATTTAGTTGGGCAAAACCGTTAAGAAAAAAGTCTGGGGATGATCTGGAATCATTCCAGTTCAGATTGGGGCAGATGTTTTAG
- the rseP gene encoding RIP metalloprotease RseP, producing the protein MGSGLYALLAFIVAIGILVTVHEFGHFWVARRVGVKVLRFSVGFGRPLWKRTGQRDGTEYVIAALPLGGYVKMLGEGGDEEVTESEKERSFDNQSLGARAAIVVAGPLFNFVFAVIAFAAVQMIGVSGMKPIIGEVAESSISSSAGLEQGDEIVSVNGNPVRIWQEALEGVLGSAVLGTPIALEVVSSSGLHQQMVLENPFGENIPEGPEMLEQLGFSINRPHVPPRIGELVSGGAAELAGFESGDLVLTVDGEDVLSWQDWVKWIQDSPGRPLTLTIERDEVVFPLELVPAAVELEQKIIGRIGASVDLTKYRQEYYREVRYGPLDALVRGAEKCWEMASMTIQVMGRMVAGTTSTDGLSGPISIAGYAGASMEAGVTPFISFLGLISLSLGVLNLLPIPMLDGGHLLYYLVEWVRGEPLSERVMALGQRVGILFLVGLMSLALYNDLLRLM; encoded by the coding sequence ATGGGATCAGGACTGTATGCACTGTTGGCTTTTATCGTCGCCATTGGAATCTTGGTAACCGTACATGAATTTGGCCACTTTTGGGTGGCACGTCGCGTAGGGGTAAAGGTGCTACGTTTTTCAGTGGGGTTTGGACGCCCGTTATGGAAGCGAACAGGGCAGAGGGATGGGACTGAATATGTAATTGCTGCCCTGCCACTCGGTGGTTACGTGAAGATGCTTGGAGAGGGGGGGGATGAAGAGGTTACGGAGTCGGAAAAAGAGCGCTCTTTTGATAATCAATCACTGGGGGCACGGGCGGCAATTGTAGTGGCGGGGCCACTATTTAACTTCGTGTTTGCAGTTATTGCATTTGCCGCAGTACAGATGATTGGTGTCAGTGGGATGAAACCGATTATTGGAGAGGTGGCTGAAAGCTCCATATCTTCATCAGCCGGCCTGGAACAGGGTGATGAGATTGTTTCAGTAAATGGAAATCCGGTACGAATCTGGCAAGAGGCACTAGAGGGGGTTCTTGGGTCTGCGGTACTGGGAACTCCGATTGCATTGGAGGTCGTCAGTTCGTCTGGTCTGCACCAGCAGATGGTATTAGAGAACCCATTTGGTGAGAATATTCCGGAGGGTCCGGAGATGCTGGAACAGCTAGGATTTTCAATTAATCGCCCACATGTTCCTCCAAGGATTGGCGAGTTGGTATCTGGCGGTGCTGCAGAGCTGGCAGGGTTTGAGTCTGGAGATCTGGTGCTGACCGTTGATGGTGAGGATGTGCTGTCATGGCAAGATTGGGTTAAGTGGATACAGGATAGCCCTGGGCGCCCACTCACATTGACTATTGAGCGTGATGAGGTGGTGTTTCCATTGGAATTGGTGCCAGCTGCAGTTGAGTTGGAGCAAAAAATTATAGGCCGAATCGGGGCATCTGTTGATCTAACCAAATATCGTCAGGAATATTACCGAGAGGTTAGGTATGGGCCACTGGATGCACTGGTGCGTGGGGCAGAAAAGTGTTGGGAGATGGCGTCAATGACCATTCAGGTGATGGGACGCATGGTTGCTGGTACTACCTCTACTGACGGACTGAGCGGCCCTATCAGTATTGCCGGTTATGCTGGAGCCTCTATGGAGGCTGGAGTAACTCCGTTCATCTCATTTTTGGGGTTGATTAGTCTCAGTCTTGGGGTGCTGAATTTGTTGCCAATTCCGATGCTGGATGGCGGTCACCTGTTGTACTACCTTGTAGAGTGGGTGCGAGGAGAACCTCTTTCAGAGCGGGTAATGGCATTGGGACAACGGGTGGGAATTTTATTTCTGGTTGGATTGATGTCGTTGGCACTATACAATGATCTGCTGCGTTTAATGTGA
- a CDS encoding 1-deoxy-D-xylulose-5-phosphate reductoisomerase encodes MGDGCQQGVTVLGATGSIGRSTLDVISRHPDKYRVVALTAHKQINLLAEQCGEFHPEFAVVTEADSAEKLSGLLSEISPETEVLSGIEGMERVASESSVDQVMAAIVGAAGLHPTMAAVRAGKRVLLANKESMVMTGHLFMDEVEACGAQLLPIDSEHNAIFQCLPQDAALGKFSHGVEKILLTGSGGPFRNRATDTLSTVTPEEAIAHPNWSMGKKISVDSATMMNKGLEFIEACWLFGATPDQIQVVIHPESIIHSMVQYSDGSVLAQMGNPDMRTPIAHALGWPQRVGSGVEHLDLFEVAELNFEKPDFGRYPCLRLSIDAMRRGGSATTVLNASNEIAVEAFLNGQIGYMEIADVIEETLSMVAVEEVTDLDLVLAKDSESRTVATAQIDKRRSLPGSRMQ; translated from the coding sequence ATGGGGGATGGATGTCAGCAGGGGGTAACTGTGCTGGGTGCAACTGGATCTATTGGCAGGAGCACCCTTGATGTTATATCTCGGCACCCAGACAAATATCGGGTTGTTGCGCTTACTGCACATAAGCAGATTAATCTGCTTGCAGAGCAGTGTGGAGAGTTTCATCCTGAATTTGCGGTGGTAACCGAGGCTGATAGTGCAGAGAAATTGTCAGGATTGTTGTCTGAGATTAGTCCAGAGACAGAGGTTCTTTCTGGTATCGAAGGGATGGAGAGAGTTGCATCCGAATCCTCGGTTGATCAGGTGATGGCTGCAATTGTCGGAGCAGCGGGTCTACACCCGACAATGGCTGCGGTACGTGCAGGCAAGCGTGTTTTACTGGCCAACAAAGAGTCTATGGTGATGACGGGTCACCTTTTTATGGATGAGGTTGAGGCTTGTGGCGCCCAACTTCTTCCCATTGATAGTGAACACAATGCTATTTTTCAATGCCTGCCCCAGGATGCGGCGCTGGGGAAGTTTTCGCATGGGGTGGAGAAAATATTGTTGACTGGTTCTGGTGGCCCATTCCGTAATCGTGCAACAGATACACTGTCTACAGTTACACCGGAGGAGGCGATTGCCCACCCAAACTGGAGTATGGGAAAAAAGATCTCTGTCGATTCTGCAACAATGATGAACAAGGGGCTTGAGTTTATTGAGGCTTGCTGGCTGTTCGGGGCTACTCCGGATCAAATTCAGGTGGTCATTCATCCAGAAAGCATAATCCACTCTATGGTTCAGTATAGTGACGGTTCTGTTCTGGCTCAGATGGGGAATCCGGATATGAGAACCCCAATTGCGCATGCGTTGGGATGGCCGCAAAGAGTTGGGTCGGGGGTGGAGCATCTGGATCTGTTTGAGGTTGCAGAGTTGAATTTTGAAAAACCTGATTTCGGCCGTTATCCATGTCTTCGACTTTCAATTGATGCAATGAGGCGAGGAGGCAGTGCAACCACGGTACTGAATGCATCAAATGAGATTGCAGTTGAGGCATTTCTGAATGGGCAAATTGGTTATATGGAGATTGCAGATGTGATTGAGGAGACTCTAAGTATGGTGGCTGTGGAGGAGGTGACTGATCTTGATCTGGTGCTTGCCAAGGATAGTGAGTCACGTACAGTGGCCACTGCGCAGATTGATAAACGGCGTTCATTGCCAGGTTCCAGGATGCAATAA
- a CDS encoding phosphatidate cytidylyltransferase, with amino-acid sequence MILSPFAQRTISALVLGPLLLWSIFYLQGDEFFVLLMLLLVPAAWEWGRLSGQTLILPRIVYTTILIVLFYFGSFIPLGVLLSIALIWWVSALFWLRYFPERTKWVFSRNMGHVAGIIVLIPAWHALGEIHQYGVEFLLSLLLLVWSADTGAYLVGRKFGNRKLAPNVSPKKSVEGLLGGVGFALITAIIAYSYLVKIDMGLPLFLLIAVGVVIFSVVGDLVESAYKRNAGIKDSGSLIPGHGGMLDRVDSLTAAAPIFLFLLTVVGGL; translated from the coding sequence TTGATTCTGTCGCCCTTTGCTCAACGTACAATTAGTGCATTGGTATTGGGGCCATTGCTGTTATGGTCTATCTTCTATCTGCAGGGAGATGAGTTTTTTGTTCTGCTTATGCTGTTGCTTGTTCCTGCAGCATGGGAGTGGGGACGCCTATCTGGACAGACTCTGATTTTACCTCGCATTGTCTACACTACAATATTGATTGTTCTCTTCTATTTTGGCAGTTTTATCCCATTGGGGGTGCTACTCAGCATTGCACTTATCTGGTGGGTTTCCGCACTCTTTTGGTTGCGATATTTTCCTGAAAGAACGAAGTGGGTTTTTAGTCGCAACATGGGGCATGTTGCAGGAATAATCGTGTTGATTCCTGCGTGGCATGCACTGGGTGAGATTCATCAATATGGAGTCGAGTTTTTACTGTCATTGTTATTGTTAGTCTGGAGCGCAGATACGGGCGCGTATCTGGTCGGACGCAAATTCGGCAACAGAAAATTGGCCCCTAATGTGAGTCCAAAAAAGAGCGTTGAAGGGTTGTTGGGCGGAGTTGGTTTCGCATTAATTACAGCAATTATTGCCTATAGTTATCTGGTAAAAATAGATATGGGATTACCTCTTTTCCTGTTGATAGCAGTAGGAGTGGTTATATTTTCGGTGGTTGGTGATCTGGTAGAGAGTGCGTATAAACGTAACGCAGGAATAAAGGATAGTGGTAGCTTGATTCCTGGGCATGGAGGTATGCTGGATCGAGTAGACAGCCTGACTGCAGCAGCACCGATTTTTCTATTCCTGCTGACTGTTGTTGGAGGGCTATGA
- a CDS encoding isoprenyl transferase has protein sequence MPPKNRIPRHIAIVMDGNGRWARRQKRPRFWGHKRGVERVRSTVEGCIDLGVEALTLFAFSTENWRRPEEEVSFLMDLFMSSLKREVKRLHKNGIRLRVIGDKSGFSEKLQATIAEAEELTKDNSRLSLNIAANYGGRWDITEATRTLCHQVANGTLAPEQITEEILHEQVTLSDLPDPELFIRTGGEKRVSNFLLWQMAYCEFYFSDLFWPEFDRQALDLAVSSFEGRQRRFGRTGDQLLEEED, from the coding sequence GTGCCACCGAAAAACCGAATTCCGCGCCATATTGCCATCGTTATGGATGGTAATGGACGCTGGGCGCGCAGGCAGAAACGGCCACGTTTCTGGGGGCATAAGCGTGGGGTGGAGCGAGTTCGTTCCACTGTAGAAGGCTGTATTGATTTGGGGGTTGAGGCCCTTACCCTGTTTGCCTTTAGTACAGAAAACTGGAGACGACCTGAGGAGGAGGTTTCGTTTTTGATGGATCTCTTTATGTCTTCACTAAAGAGAGAGGTTAAGCGTCTACACAAAAATGGTATTCGTCTCCGTGTTATTGGAGACAAGAGTGGTTTCTCGGAAAAGCTTCAGGCTACCATTGCAGAGGCAGAGGAGTTAACCAAAGATAATTCCAGGTTGTCTCTGAATATTGCAGCCAATTATGGCGGACGTTGGGATATTACAGAGGCAACTCGTACACTGTGTCATCAGGTGGCAAATGGAACGTTAGCTCCGGAGCAGATCACTGAAGAGATATTGCATGAGCAAGTTACTCTGAGTGACCTACCTGATCCAGAGCTGTTTATTCGTACCGGGGGAGAGAAGCGGGTAAGTAATTTTCTACTCTGGCAGATGGCCTATTGTGAATTCTATTTTTCAGATCTGTTCTGGCCAGAGTTTGATCGCCAGGCTCTGGATTTGGCTGTCAGCTCTTTTGAGGGCAGACAACGCAGGTTTGGTAGAACCGGGGATCAGTTGTTGGAGGAAGAGGATTGA
- the frr gene encoding ribosome recycling factor: protein MINEIKQDAKGRMGKSVESLKGELSKLRAGRAHPSLLEQISVDYYGSSTPLNQVANVTATDSRTLTIVPWEKTMVQPIEKAIMEADLGLNPATAGTIIRIPLPPLTEERRRDLVRVVKHEGESAKVAIRNIRRDANSDFRDLLKEKEISEDEEHDAIDDVQKLTDQHVAEVGKIVQAKEDDLMEI, encoded by the coding sequence ATGATTAATGAGATCAAACAGGATGCGAAGGGGCGCATGGGGAAGAGTGTTGAATCGCTTAAGGGGGAGCTCTCCAAGCTTAGAGCTGGTCGTGCCCACCCCAGCCTGTTAGAACAGATAAGTGTGGATTACTACGGTAGTAGTACCCCCTTGAATCAGGTCGCCAATGTTACAGCCACAGATTCACGCACATTGACAATAGTTCCATGGGAGAAAACCATGGTTCAGCCAATTGAGAAGGCGATTATGGAGGCTGATCTCGGCCTTAATCCTGCAACTGCAGGTACTATTATACGTATTCCACTGCCACCGTTGACAGAAGAGAGGCGCCGTGATCTGGTTCGTGTGGTCAAGCATGAGGGTGAATCTGCCAAAGTGGCTATCCGCAATATTCGTCGTGATGCCAATAGTGATTTCAGGGACCTGCTTAAGGAGAAGGAGATTTCTGAAGATGAAGAGCATGATGCCATTGATGATGTGCAGAAGTTGACTGATCAGCATGTCGCCGAGGTGGGCAAAATAGTTCAGGCTAAGGAAGATGACCTGATGGAGATATAG
- the pyrH gene encoding UMP kinase, with product MVMSDRPIYRRILLKLSGEALMGEGCQGIDPTILAQMVEEISAITKLGVQVAIVIGGGNYCRGASLAEAGVDRVTGDQIGMLATVMNAIAMRDALDQAGIAARAMSAFKISKVCDEYTTRDAIAALDNGEVVLFAAGTGNPFFTTDTAACLRGIEIKADVVMKATKVDGVYSADPVKEPDATLIKRISYDEVLERQLGVMDLTAIVLCREHNMPLRVFNMVRHGGLRGALMSEDEGTLVVSAS from the coding sequence ATTGTGATGTCAGATCGACCAATCTATCGACGCATTTTACTTAAGCTGAGCGGGGAGGCTCTTATGGGAGAGGGTTGTCAGGGTATAGATCCGACAATTCTTGCACAGATGGTTGAGGAGATATCTGCAATTACAAAACTTGGTGTTCAGGTAGCGATCGTAATTGGTGGGGGTAACTACTGTCGTGGAGCCAGTCTGGCAGAGGCCGGGGTAGACAGGGTTACTGGTGACCAGATAGGGATGCTGGCTACTGTCATGAATGCAATTGCAATGAGGGATGCATTGGATCAGGCTGGAATTGCTGCCAGAGCCATGTCTGCATTCAAAATTTCCAAGGTTTGTGATGAATATACAACTCGTGATGCGATTGCGGCACTTGATAATGGAGAGGTGGTACTGTTTGCGGCTGGTACAGGCAATCCTTTTTTCACAACCGATACTGCGGCATGCCTGAGAGGTATTGAGATAAAGGCAGATGTAGTGATGAAAGCGACCAAAGTTGATGGAGTGTATAGTGCAGATCCAGTCAAGGAGCCAGATGCAACACTGATCAAGCGTATAAGTTATGATGAGGTGCTCGAGAGGCAGCTTGGAGTGATGGATTTGACTGCAATTGTTCTCTGTCGGGAGCATAATATGCCGCTTAGGGTATTTAATATGGTGCGCCATGGTGGTTTGCGTGGCGCGTTGATGAGTGAAGATGAGGGAACATTGGTGGTTTCCGCGTCTTGA
- a CDS encoding elongation factor Ts: MAITASQVKELRERTGAGMMECKKALVETDGDIDVAIENLRKSGLAKADKKASRVAAEGVVAISVSDDGSRGVMVEVNCETDFVAKGDEFVEFANQIASTVLAGSPADVAVLSDMDLAGGSTTVEVRRQELIAKLGENMTVRRFSVIDSRGGVIGFYSHGGRIGVMTALQGGDALLAKDVSMHVAAIRPIALSEDDIPADVLAREKEIFSSQAVESGKPENIIEKMVVGKMKKFVNEVTLLGQPFVKDADQTIAQLMESNGATIVEFARLEVGEGIEKREENFADEVMAQING, translated from the coding sequence ATGGCAATTACAGCAAGTCAGGTAAAAGAGCTGCGAGAACGCACTGGTGCCGGCATGATGGAGTGCAAAAAAGCACTTGTTGAGACTGATGGTGATATAGATGTAGCTATTGAGAACCTGAGAAAATCTGGTTTGGCCAAGGCTGACAAGAAGGCATCAAGAGTTGCAGCCGAAGGTGTTGTGGCAATTAGTGTAAGTGATGATGGTTCACGTGGGGTAATGGTTGAGGTGAACTGTGAGACTGACTTTGTTGCCAAGGGTGATGAGTTCGTTGAGTTTGCCAATCAGATTGCGTCAACAGTTCTGGCTGGATCACCAGCGGATGTGGCGGTACTTTCCGATATGGATCTGGCTGGTGGGTCTACTACCGTTGAGGTTCGTCGTCAGGAGTTGATTGCGAAACTGGGAGAGAACATGACAGTGCGTCGTTTCTCTGTAATTGATTCCAGAGGTGGAGTAATAGGATTCTATTCTCATGGTGGTCGTATTGGTGTGATGACTGCCCTGCAGGGTGGTGATGCTCTGTTGGCCAAGGATGTCTCCATGCATGTGGCAGCAATCCGTCCAATAGCACTTTCTGAAGATGATATTCCGGCAGATGTTTTGGCCAGGGAGAAAGAGATATTCTCTTCCCAGGCAGTAGAGAGCGGCAAGCCTGAAAACATCATTGAGAAGATGGTGGTTGGAAAAATGAAGAAATTTGTCAATGAGGTTACTCTGCTTGGACAGCCTTTTGTAAAAGATGCAGATCAGACTATCGCACAATTGATGGAATCCAATGGGGCTACCATCGTGGAGTTTGCACGTCTTGAGGTGGGTGAAGGAATCGAAAAGAGAGAAGAGAACTTCGCGGATGAGGTTATGGCTCAGATTAATGGTTAG
- the rpsB gene encoding 30S ribosomal protein S2 — protein sequence MSVSMRQMLEAGVHFGHQTRFWDPKMAPYIFGDRNKIHIINLEKTLPMFQDAMNFIGGVAAKNGKVLFVGTKRAAQKTVREEAERAGMPYVNHRWLGGMLTNFKTVKQSIRRLKDIQAMRDDGRLERLTKKEGLMMSRELDKLEHTLGGIQDMGGLPSAIIVVDTGHEGIAINEARKLKIPVIGVVDTNNNPEDVDYVIPGNDDAIRAIQLYVRAAADAILDAKAATTTAAPAEEKAPATEKAPVKEKVEAAADAPAETAVAATEEESEQG from the coding sequence ATGTCCGTTTCTATGAGACAAATGCTTGAAGCCGGTGTCCATTTTGGCCACCAGACCCGTTTTTGGGATCCAAAGATGGCCCCATATATTTTTGGGGATCGTAACAAAATCCATATCATCAACCTTGAGAAGACATTGCCAATGTTTCAGGATGCAATGAACTTCATTGGTGGTGTTGCAGCCAAGAATGGCAAGGTCCTGTTTGTTGGAACCAAGCGTGCTGCTCAAAAGACTGTGCGCGAAGAGGCAGAGCGTGCGGGTATGCCATACGTTAACCACCGCTGGCTTGGTGGAATGCTTACAAATTTCAAGACTGTTAAGCAGTCTATTCGTCGTTTGAAAGATATTCAGGCGATGCGTGATGATGGTCGTCTGGAAAGATTGACCAAAAAAGAGGGGCTGATGATGTCTCGTGAGCTGGATAAGCTTGAGCATACATTGGGTGGAATCCAGGATATGGGTGGTCTGCCATCAGCAATTATCGTGGTTGATACAGGTCATGAAGGTATTGCGATCAATGAGGCCAGAAAGTTGAAAATTCCGGTTATTGGGGTTGTAGACACCAATAATAATCCTGAGGATGTGGATTATGTGATTCCTGGAAATGATGATGCAATTCGTGCAATTCAACTCTATGTTCGTGCGGCTGCAGATGCGATTTTAGATGCCAAGGCGGCAACAACTACAGCAGCACCTGCTGAAGAGAAGGCGCCAGCAACAGAGAAGGCGCCAGTGAAAGAGAAGGTTGAAGCAGCAGCAGATGCGCCTGCAGAGACAGCAGTTGCTGCCACTGAAGAAGAGTCTGAGCAAGGATAA
- the map gene encoding type I methionyl aminopeptidase: MSIIIKTDKEIEKMRVAGRLAADVLVMIEPHVVTGITTEALDQICHDYIVNVQKATPAPLNYHGFPKSICTSVNHVICHGIPGKKRLKKGDIINIDITVIKDGYHGDTSKMFTIGKVPIRAQRLVQVSRECLLKGIALVKPGVHLGDIGHIIQKHAEKYNFSVVHEYCGHGIGKEFHEEPQVLHYGEQGTGPILEAGMIFTIEPMINAGKRHSRLNPTDNWTVTTKDRSLSAQWEHTLLVTEDGVEVLTRREEEDDL; the protein is encoded by the coding sequence ATGAGCATCATCATCAAAACTGACAAAGAGATTGAGAAAATGCGTGTCGCTGGACGGCTGGCCGCTGATGTATTGGTCATGATCGAACCACATGTTGTCACAGGTATTACTACAGAAGCGCTTGACCAGATATGCCATGACTATATCGTCAATGTGCAGAAGGCAACTCCTGCCCCTCTCAACTACCATGGCTTCCCCAAATCAATCTGCACCTCAGTCAACCACGTTATCTGCCATGGAATTCCCGGCAAGAAGAGGTTAAAAAAGGGAGATATCATCAATATTGATATCACTGTAATAAAGGATGGGTATCATGGTGACACCAGCAAGATGTTTACCATTGGCAAGGTCCCAATTCGGGCACAGCGTCTTGTTCAGGTATCGAGAGAGTGTCTACTCAAGGGAATTGCACTTGTAAAGCCAGGAGTCCACCTGGGAGATATCGGCCACATCATTCAGAAACACGCAGAGAAATATAATTTCTCGGTAGTTCACGAGTACTGTGGTCATGGTATCGGTAAAGAGTTCCATGAGGAGCCACAAGTTTTACACTATGGTGAACAGGGAACCGGCCCGATATTGGAAGCGGGGATGATTTTCACCATAGAACCCATGATAAATGCCGGAAAACGTCACAGCAGACTTAATCCAACTGACAACTGGACTGTCACCACCAAGGATCGTAGCCTATCTGCACAGTGGGAACATACCCTACTGGTGACCGAGGATGGTGTTGAAGTCCTGACACGCAGAGAGGAAGAGGATGACCTCTAA